A window of Streptomyces sp. SAI-127 contains these coding sequences:
- a CDS encoding Wzz/FepE/Etk N-terminal domain-containing protein — protein MTTSTATESSAATPLIDLQALVVSVRRRRRLWSAMALLGLLVGAAVAVLMPSPPTAMTKVLVAHEEDQPNDPGTLIRTDVQLLETTRIAESALQSLKSPEKPEDFMRDYRGTGLTNNLLQITVTGDSDAAAVARAKALADAFVADHVKRERDTAKAEAKALLDQRDRMRSELAKVNKEIGNRSPDSDPQASASIESLFARRAELNSRIADFDQRAAEARIGTPNVIAGTQIVDAPRAVRQSLPKSAATDAAIGLVLGLVLGLALAAVGVVVADRPVLRRDIAANLGASVIAELPRRSGRPGRRRRTRAARERLTATLARTVRHSTEPVSLLELGCARSASVIALDLARAMTAEGPVVVIDGLPGPHLANHRPKPGDPTVVSGERAAAVPPQESRLGVGSVAPGTAWTDLQYLGTQTVLVVRAGHGSAAWLHTVARQLADQRIPVIGVVLIDPDPRDRTDGTLWDGLHTALRGRSERPSRQDGTGRRRLEREPVWAAQGPDNDQEAR, from the coding sequence GTGACGACAAGTACAGCTACGGAGTCGTCGGCTGCCACTCCGCTCATCGACCTGCAGGCCCTGGTGGTGTCGGTGCGCAGGCGCCGTCGCCTCTGGTCCGCCATGGCGCTGCTCGGACTGCTGGTCGGCGCAGCGGTGGCGGTCCTGATGCCGTCGCCGCCGACCGCGATGACCAAGGTGCTGGTCGCGCACGAGGAGGACCAGCCGAACGACCCCGGAACCCTGATCCGCACCGACGTCCAGCTGCTGGAGACCACGCGGATCGCCGAATCGGCCCTGCAGTCCCTCAAGTCCCCGGAAAAACCGGAGGACTTCATGCGGGACTACCGGGGAACCGGCTTGACCAACAACCTGCTGCAGATCACTGTGACGGGCGACAGCGACGCGGCCGCGGTGGCCCGGGCCAAGGCGCTGGCCGACGCGTTCGTCGCGGACCACGTGAAGCGGGAGCGGGACACCGCGAAGGCCGAGGCCAAGGCCCTGCTCGACCAGCGGGACCGCATGCGGAGCGAACTGGCCAAGGTCAACAAGGAGATCGGAAACCGGTCGCCGGACAGTGACCCGCAGGCGTCGGCGAGCATCGAGTCGCTCTTCGCCCGCCGCGCCGAACTCAACTCGCGGATCGCCGACTTCGACCAGCGCGCCGCGGAGGCACGCATCGGCACGCCCAACGTCATCGCCGGCACACAGATCGTGGACGCCCCGCGCGCGGTGCGGCAGTCGCTGCCCAAGTCGGCTGCCACCGACGCCGCGATCGGGCTCGTCCTCGGGCTCGTCCTCGGGCTCGCGCTGGCCGCGGTCGGTGTTGTGGTGGCCGATCGCCCCGTGCTGCGCCGGGACATCGCGGCGAACCTGGGCGCCTCGGTCATCGCGGAGCTGCCCCGCCGGTCGGGCAGGCCGGGGCGGCGCCGACGGACCCGGGCGGCACGCGAACGGCTCACCGCGACCCTCGCCCGCACCGTGCGCCACTCCACGGAACCGGTGTCGCTGCTGGAACTTGGCTGTGCGCGCAGCGCGAGCGTGATCGCCCTGGACCTCGCCAGGGCGATGACGGCGGAGGGGCCCGTCGTCGTCATCGACGGTCTGCCCGGCCCGCACCTCGCGAACCACCGCCCGAAGCCGGGAGACCCCACCGTGGTCAGTGGCGAGCGCGCCGCGGCCGTGCCACCCCAGGAGAGCCGGCTCGGCGTCGGCTCGGTGGCGCCCGGCACGGCGTGGACCGATCTGCAGTACCTCGGCACCCAGACCGTGCTCGTCGTACGCGCCGGGCACGGCAGCGCCGCATGGCTGCACACCGTGGCGCGGCAGCTCGCGGACCAGCGCATCCCGGTGATCGGTGTGGTGCTGATCGACCCCGATCCGCGTGACCGGACCGACGGCACGCTGTGGGACGGCCTGCACACCGCGCTGCGCGGCCGGAGCGAGCGGCCGTCCCGGCAGGACGGGACGGGCCGGCGGCGGTTGGAGCGGGAGCCGGTGTGGGCCGCACAGGGCCCGGACAACGACCAGGAAGCGCGGTAG
- a CDS encoding sugar transferase encodes MRQGEIVSPFPSAHGRLTDGAIRQSANDWEQRYRRTVIISDTAATAFVVAGIGNFFGARDAANWHEKWGILAFGTELLVLGALAVGRAWAPAVLGQGAEEFRRLGRSLFAATVVLALGGIALTSRNIKLWIFVAIPAIALVTMTARYVLRLRLHKQRKEGRCLRPVLAAGSPATVRDLIARTRKFPHLGWRVDAVCTTDGLGLEGDELDGVRVIGVLEDVAKHVQHDGYRVVAVTPDPHWSPDRLQRLAWNLEGSDAEMVVAPVLMEVAGPRLHVDAVLGIPLLRVSMPTFTGGRRAIKGVVDRVGAAILLMLFAPLMVLVALLVLADSRGGAFYRQRRVGKDGREFTILKFRTMVAGAHRARAELADRNEGAGLLFKLRRDPRVTRVGSVLRRYSLDELPQLFNVLTGSMSLVGPRPPLPEESAAYGPDIRRRLLVKPGLTGLWQISGRSDLPWDEAVRLDLRYVEDWSLALDTVILWKTLRAVLHGQGAY; translated from the coding sequence GTGCGGCAGGGGGAAATAGTCAGCCCCTTTCCGTCGGCGCACGGGCGTCTGACGGATGGGGCGATCAGACAGTCGGCGAACGACTGGGAGCAGCGGTACCGCCGGACAGTGATCATCAGCGATACCGCAGCCACCGCCTTCGTGGTGGCGGGGATCGGCAACTTCTTCGGAGCCCGGGACGCGGCCAACTGGCATGAGAAATGGGGGATACTCGCGTTCGGCACCGAGCTGCTGGTGCTGGGAGCGCTTGCGGTGGGCCGGGCGTGGGCTCCGGCCGTGCTCGGCCAGGGTGCCGAGGAATTCCGCCGGTTGGGGCGCTCGCTGTTCGCGGCGACCGTCGTGCTGGCGCTCGGCGGGATCGCCCTCACCTCACGCAACATCAAGCTCTGGATCTTCGTCGCGATCCCCGCTATCGCGCTGGTCACCATGACCGCGCGGTATGTGCTGCGCCTCAGGCTGCACAAACAGCGGAAGGAAGGACGGTGCCTGAGACCGGTGCTCGCTGCCGGAAGCCCGGCCACCGTGCGCGACCTGATCGCCCGCACCCGCAAGTTCCCGCACCTCGGCTGGCGGGTGGACGCGGTGTGCACCACGGACGGTCTCGGGCTCGAGGGGGACGAACTGGACGGTGTGCGGGTCATCGGCGTGCTGGAAGACGTCGCCAAGCACGTCCAGCACGACGGCTACCGTGTCGTCGCGGTCACACCGGACCCGCACTGGTCACCGGACCGGCTGCAGCGGCTGGCCTGGAACCTCGAAGGCAGCGATGCGGAGATGGTCGTCGCCCCCGTGCTGATGGAGGTGGCCGGCCCGCGCCTGCACGTCGACGCGGTGCTCGGGATCCCGCTGCTGCGGGTCAGCATGCCGACCTTCACCGGGGGCCGCCGGGCGATCAAAGGGGTCGTCGACCGGGTGGGCGCGGCGATCCTGCTGATGCTGTTCGCGCCGCTCATGGTGCTCGTCGCGCTGCTCGTGCTGGCTGACAGCCGGGGCGGAGCGTTCTACCGCCAGCGCAGGGTCGGCAAGGACGGCCGCGAGTTCACCATTCTCAAGTTCCGCACCATGGTGGCCGGGGCCCACAGGGCACGTGCCGAGCTGGCCGACCGCAACGAGGGCGCAGGGCTGCTGTTCAAGCTCCGCCGGGATCCGCGGGTGACCCGGGTGGGATCGGTGCTGCGCCGGTACTCGCTCGACGAACTCCCGCAGCTTTTCAACGTATTGACCGGATCGATGTCGCTCGTCGGTCCGCGGCCTCCGCTGCCGGAGGAGTCCGCCGCGTACGGCCCGGACATCCGGCGGCGGCTGCTGGTCAAGCCCGGGCTCACCGGCCTGTGGCAGATCAGCGGACGCAGCGACCTGCCCTGGGACGAGGCGGTCCGCCTCGACCTGCGGTACGTGGAGGACTGGTCGCTGGCCCTGGACACAGTGATTTTGTGGAAGACGCTGCGTGCGGTGCTCCACGGCCAGGGGGCGTACTGA
- a CDS encoding Wzz/FepE/Etk N-terminal domain-containing protein, which translates to MNEDTIRLATIGRILRRRWRLLATLALVGALVGYGTSVVFPPRYTASASVLLPGQWEERELLTQVDVATSSTVVDQAATALDWSGVSGIDLRDRVSAKASDGNIIKISGTADTPKRAQQLSDQVAQQFVKFAARVSGGSTDSAATGTEALRQQVEETNRRISDLAEAADPGQTVESVQARTALENLRTSLEDAMQKLDQADPATNKAGMVVMGPAPRPTGEAPPTRVQLIAAGALLFFLLAVVGHLVAARMNRRLRTEPEIAAALGSAVLGTVDVPGERNAHRPEGGGPRAWIRRLLGVDTRWDLPVPQRSGDETDRRIRYRRVCARLREQLPAPRRLLVVVPDGDEIARRAAGELVAESKSDPLLRMVDVSVDRPTVPDRVNESGAVVVLSAGSWTAEELAGIAEACADGRHEVVGVVVAGLVQARPTRSAGQLPDDATLALAMPGHATGGSA; encoded by the coding sequence TTGAACGAAGACACGATTCGCCTGGCCACGATCGGGCGGATACTCCGGCGGCGGTGGCGCCTTCTCGCCACCCTCGCCCTGGTGGGCGCACTCGTCGGCTACGGCACCTCCGTGGTGTTCCCGCCGCGATACACGGCGTCGGCATCGGTCCTGTTGCCGGGGCAGTGGGAGGAGCGCGAGCTGCTGACCCAGGTGGACGTCGCGACCAGTTCGACGGTGGTGGACCAGGCAGCCACCGCTCTCGACTGGAGCGGCGTCAGCGGCATCGATCTGCGGGATCGCGTGAGCGCCAAGGCCTCCGACGGGAACATCATCAAGATCTCGGGTACGGCCGACACCCCGAAGCGCGCCCAGCAGCTCTCCGACCAGGTCGCCCAGCAGTTCGTCAAGTTCGCCGCGCGGGTCTCGGGCGGCAGCACCGACTCCGCGGCCACGGGCACCGAGGCGCTGCGGCAGCAGGTGGAGGAGACCAACCGCCGCATCAGCGACCTGGCCGAGGCGGCCGATCCCGGGCAGACCGTGGAGAGCGTCCAGGCCCGCACCGCGCTCGAGAACCTGCGCACCTCGCTGGAGGATGCCATGCAGAAGCTGGACCAGGCCGACCCGGCGACCAACAAGGCCGGCATGGTCGTCATGGGCCCGGCACCCCGCCCGACCGGCGAGGCGCCCCCGACGAGGGTCCAGCTCATCGCCGCCGGGGCACTGCTGTTCTTCCTGCTCGCGGTCGTCGGCCATCTCGTCGCCGCACGGATGAATCGCCGACTGCGCACCGAACCGGAGATCGCCGCGGCGCTGGGCTCGGCGGTCCTCGGCACCGTCGACGTGCCCGGTGAACGGAACGCGCACCGGCCGGAAGGCGGGGGCCCACGGGCCTGGATCCGCCGACTCCTCGGCGTCGACACCCGGTGGGACCTACCCGTCCCGCAGCGGTCCGGCGACGAGACCGACAGGCGGATTCGCTACCGGCGGGTGTGCGCCCGTCTCCGGGAACAGCTGCCGGCCCCTCGGCGGCTGCTGGTCGTCGTACCGGACGGCGACGAGATCGCCCGCCGGGCCGCCGGAGAACTCGTCGCCGAGAGCAAGAGCGATCCGCTGCTGCGGATGGTGGACGTCTCGGTGGACCGGCCGACGGTGCCGGACCGAGTCAACGAGTCCGGGGCCGTGGTCGTTCTCAGCGCGGGCAGCTGGACCGCGGAGGAGCTCGCCGGCATCGCCGAGGCGTGCGCGGACGGCAGGCACGAGGTCGTAGGCGTCGTCGTCGCCGGCCTGGTCCAGGCCCGCCCCACACGGTCTGCCGGCCAGCTTCCGGACGACGCCACCCTGGCGCTCGCGATGCCCGGCCACGCGACGGGAGGCTCGGCGTGA
- a CDS encoding aromatic acid/H+ symport family MFS transporter, with protein MSARGSRPALLVVGLCWLAVLFDGLDMFIYGSVLPHLLETRTFGLTADQAGDLGSYATSGMLVGALVAGTIADRIGRKKLMVSCVILFSLASGLCALADSVTVFGLGRTLAGVGLGGLLPTAISMVSDYAPRGRGAIVIGLLMTAHHAGGILSAYLAKWLIDPVGRRAAFWVCVLLLLFAPVLAKFLPESLSFLVAKGRGEEARALAERYDVEVPAVRTGGAGDPWTNLANLLRGNERIQTLLHWVASFGGLLLVYGVATWLPTLMRAEGYELGSALSFVVVFNLGGIVGMLVAGRAADRFTAPRISALWFALTAAGVFLLSIHMDMTVTMIVVFFTGVFLNSAQTMIYATVSIRSNADNRATAVGWTSGMGRFGAVFGPWLGGRLLASGNGDWGFTAFAIAGLSSMVFIGIAALRSPKHTAADSERELVAAH; from the coding sequence CTGTCCGCCCGCGGCAGCAGGCCGGCCCTCCTGGTCGTCGGTCTGTGCTGGCTGGCCGTGCTCTTCGACGGGCTCGACATGTTCATCTACGGCTCGGTGCTGCCGCACCTGCTGGAGACCAGGACCTTCGGCCTCACCGCGGACCAGGCCGGCGACCTCGGCAGCTACGCCACCTCCGGCATGCTGGTCGGCGCCCTCGTCGCCGGCACGATCGCCGACCGGATCGGGCGCAAGAAGCTGATGGTCTCCTGCGTGATCCTCTTCTCGCTGGCCTCCGGCCTGTGCGCGCTGGCCGACAGCGTCACGGTCTTCGGCCTCGGCCGGACCCTGGCGGGCGTCGGCCTCGGCGGCCTGCTGCCGACCGCGATCAGCATGGTCTCGGACTACGCCCCGCGCGGCCGCGGCGCCATCGTCATCGGTCTGCTGATGACCGCCCACCACGCGGGCGGCATCCTCTCCGCCTACCTCGCCAAGTGGCTCATCGACCCCGTCGGCCGGCGTGCCGCCTTCTGGGTCTGCGTGCTCCTGCTGCTCTTCGCCCCGGTGCTGGCGAAGTTCCTGCCCGAATCACTGAGCTTCCTGGTCGCCAAGGGCCGCGGCGAGGAGGCCAGGGCGCTGGCCGAGCGGTACGACGTCGAGGTGCCGGCCGTCAGGACCGGCGGCGCCGGTGACCCCTGGACCAACCTGGCGAACCTCTTACGCGGCAATGAGCGGATCCAGACCCTGCTCCACTGGGTGGCCTCCTTCGGCGGTCTGCTCCTCGTCTACGGCGTCGCCACCTGGCTGCCCACCCTGATGCGCGCCGAGGGCTACGAGCTGGGTTCCGCCCTGTCCTTCGTGGTCGTCTTCAACCTCGGCGGCATCGTGGGCATGCTGGTCGCGGGCCGGGCCGCCGACCGCTTCACCGCCCCGCGTATCTCCGCGCTCTGGTTCGCGCTCACCGCCGCCGGTGTCTTCCTGCTGAGCATCCACATGGACATGACCGTGACGATGATCGTCGTCTTCTTCACGGGCGTCTTCCTCAACAGTGCCCAGACGATGATCTACGCGACGGTCTCGATCCGCTCCAACGCGGACAACCGCGCCACCGCGGTCGGCTGGACCTCCGGCATGGGCCGCTTCGGCGCCGTCTTCGGTCCGTGGCTCGGCGGCCGGCTCCTCGCCTCGGGCAACGGCGACTGGGGCTTCACCGCCTTCGCCATCGCCGGTCTGTCGTCCATGGTCTTCATCGGCATCGCAGCCCTGCGCAGCCCCAAGCACACGGCCGCTGACAGCGAGCGGGAACTGGTCGCCGCGCACTGA
- a CDS encoding TetR/AcrR family transcriptional regulator produces MTAPSFPVTEIVASRRPHRKDAARNYDALLAAAREAFAEHGAEASLEDIARRAGVGIGTLYRNFPTRRHLFETVYADEVNTLVQVAQDLADQEPWQALTAWLDRFAGYMVTKRAVREALNDESEIFAACRESMYAAGGPLFERAQEAGQARRDMDFVDLLRMVAGITATAFDDDVQRDRVLSIALDGVRVSH; encoded by the coding sequence GTGACCGCGCCGTCGTTCCCCGTCACCGAGATCGTCGCGTCCCGCCGGCCCCATCGGAAGGACGCCGCCCGCAACTACGACGCCCTGCTGGCCGCCGCCCGTGAGGCGTTCGCGGAGCACGGGGCGGAGGCCTCCCTGGAGGACATCGCGCGCCGGGCGGGCGTGGGCATCGGCACGCTGTACCGGAACTTCCCCACCCGCCGCCACCTCTTCGAGACGGTCTACGCGGACGAGGTGAACACCCTGGTGCAGGTCGCTCAGGACCTCGCCGACCAGGAGCCCTGGCAGGCCCTCACGGCCTGGCTCGACCGGTTCGCGGGCTACATGGTGACCAAGCGGGCCGTCCGCGAGGCCCTCAACGACGAGTCGGAGATCTTCGCGGCCTGCCGGGAGTCGATGTACGCGGCGGGCGGCCCGTTGTTCGAGCGGGCACAGGAGGCGGGTCAGGCGCGGCGGGACATGGACTTCGTGGACCTGCTGCGGATGGTCGCCGGCATCACGGCGACGGCCTTCGACGACGACGTCCAGCGCGATCGGGTGTTGTCGATCGCGCTGGACGGGGTTCGCGTGTCGCACTGA
- a CDS encoding glycosyltransferase family 4 protein, with protein MLGNAISGDGSNRRALILVENLSVPFDRRVWQECTTLRDAGWEVHVICPRGEKRDTEPEALIDGVRIHRYPLRAATGGPAGYLREYGSALWHTARLARKVGPVDVVHACNPPDLLFLPALWLKRRGARFVFDQHDLVPELYLSRFDRGEDLLYRAVCALERRTYRAADIVLATNESYRDVAMHRGGRRPEDVFVVRSAPAIERFQPVPPEPELKRGKPHLLCYLGVMGPQDGVDYALRALAKLRDEFGRTDWHAVFVGAGDAFDAMVELSRQLGLSEQVQFTGRIPDADLVRYLSTADVCLSPDPRNPLNDVSTMNKVLEYMAMGRPIVSFDLKEARVSAGEAAVYAPANDEAEFAKLIALLLDDPEKRAGMGKIGQERISGPLSWRNSQASLLAAYAAACDTPVSAGKAVRTRKRPGR; from the coding sequence TTGCTTGGTAACGCAATCAGCGGCGACGGGTCGAACCGACGCGCGCTGATCCTGGTGGAGAACCTGTCGGTGCCGTTCGACCGGCGTGTGTGGCAGGAGTGCACGACGCTGCGCGACGCGGGCTGGGAAGTGCACGTCATCTGTCCCCGGGGGGAGAAACGGGACACGGAGCCGGAGGCGTTGATCGACGGGGTGCGGATCCACCGCTACCCGTTGCGCGCGGCCACCGGAGGACCGGCCGGCTACCTGCGGGAATACGGATCGGCGCTGTGGCACACGGCCCGGCTGGCCCGCAAGGTCGGCCCGGTCGACGTGGTCCACGCCTGCAACCCGCCCGACCTGCTGTTCCTGCCGGCGCTGTGGCTGAAGCGGCGCGGCGCGCGGTTCGTCTTCGACCAGCACGACCTGGTACCGGAGCTGTACCTCTCCCGGTTCGACCGCGGCGAAGACCTGCTCTACCGCGCCGTGTGCGCGCTGGAACGGCGGACCTACCGGGCCGCGGACATCGTCCTCGCCACGAACGAGAGTTACCGGGACGTCGCGATGCACCGTGGCGGCCGGCGGCCGGAGGACGTGTTCGTGGTGCGCAGCGCACCCGCGATCGAGCGGTTCCAACCGGTGCCGCCCGAGCCGGAGTTGAAGCGCGGCAAGCCTCACCTGCTGTGCTATCTCGGGGTCATGGGCCCGCAGGACGGCGTCGACTACGCCTTGCGGGCCCTCGCGAAGCTGCGTGACGAGTTCGGGCGGACCGACTGGCACGCGGTGTTCGTCGGCGCCGGCGACGCCTTCGACGCGATGGTGGAGCTGTCCCGGCAGCTCGGGCTCTCCGAGCAGGTGCAGTTCACGGGGCGCATTCCGGACGCCGACCTGGTGCGCTACCTGTCCACCGCGGACGTGTGCCTTTCTCCCGACCCGCGCAATCCGCTCAATGACGTGTCGACCATGAACAAGGTCCTGGAGTACATGGCGATGGGCCGTCCCATCGTCTCCTTCGACCTGAAGGAGGCGCGCGTCTCCGCCGGTGAGGCCGCCGTCTACGCGCCCGCCAACGACGAGGCCGAGTTCGCCAAGCTCATCGCGCTGCTGCTCGACGATCCGGAGAAGCGGGCCGGGATGGGCAAGATCGGCCAGGAGCGGATCAGCGGTCCGCTCTCCTGGCGGAACTCGCAAGCCTCGCTGCTCGCCGCCTACGCCGCTGCCTGCGACACCCCGGTGTCGGCCGGCAAGGCGGTCCGGACGAGGAAGAGGCCTGGGCGTTGA
- a CDS encoding nucleotide sugar dehydrogenase, whose product MKVSVFGLGYVGCVSAACLASMGHEVIGVDVNQVKVDLVNDGKAPVVEERIGELISEVVRTGALRATADVREAIMDSEVSLVCVGTPSEPNGSLCTTYLERVTEQIGAALAERGGRHTVVFRSTMLPGTCLNLLVPILEKYVGGTAGVDIGVAVNPEFLREGTSVRDFFDPPKTVIGELDPASGDAVMALYDGLPGEVFRVPVPTAEAIKYADNAFHGLKIGFANELGAVCQALGVDSHQVMDVFLADRKLNISPAYLRPGFAFGGSCLPKDLRSLVHAAQRADISVPILAHVLPSNSAHLQRAVELVERTGKRRVGLFGLSFKPGTDDLRESPLVELAERLFGKGYDLRIYDANVSLSRLIGANREYIETRLPHLAQLLASSVDEVLDHAEVCLVGTKDPAVLSALPHGDGPVIVDLIHLPDAETRRTEPGYIGLAW is encoded by the coding sequence ATGAAGGTCAGCGTTTTCGGGCTCGGCTACGTGGGCTGCGTTTCAGCCGCGTGCCTGGCCAGCATGGGCCACGAGGTCATCGGGGTGGACGTCAACCAGGTGAAGGTCGACCTGGTCAACGACGGCAAGGCCCCGGTGGTCGAGGAGCGGATCGGCGAACTCATCAGCGAGGTCGTGCGGACGGGAGCGCTGCGCGCCACCGCCGACGTCCGTGAGGCGATCATGGACAGCGAGGTGTCGCTGGTCTGCGTGGGCACCCCGTCGGAGCCCAACGGCAGTCTGTGCACCACGTATCTGGAGCGGGTCACCGAGCAGATCGGCGCGGCGCTGGCAGAGCGGGGCGGGCGGCACACCGTCGTGTTCCGCAGCACCATGCTCCCGGGCACCTGCCTGAACCTGCTGGTACCGATCCTGGAGAAGTACGTCGGCGGCACGGCCGGGGTGGACATCGGGGTCGCGGTCAACCCGGAGTTCCTGCGCGAGGGCACGAGCGTGCGGGACTTCTTCGACCCGCCCAAGACCGTCATCGGCGAGCTCGACCCGGCGAGCGGCGACGCGGTGATGGCCCTGTACGACGGCCTGCCCGGCGAGGTGTTCCGGGTCCCGGTCCCTACGGCCGAGGCCATCAAGTACGCGGACAACGCGTTCCACGGCCTCAAGATCGGCTTCGCGAACGAACTGGGCGCGGTGTGCCAGGCGCTCGGGGTGGACTCGCACCAGGTGATGGACGTCTTCCTGGCCGACCGCAAGCTGAACATCAGCCCCGCCTACCTGCGTCCCGGCTTCGCCTTCGGCGGCTCCTGCCTGCCCAAGGACCTGCGCAGTCTGGTTCACGCGGCACAGCGGGCCGACATCTCGGTGCCCATCCTCGCCCATGTGCTGCCCTCCAACTCCGCGCATCTGCAGCGCGCGGTGGAGCTGGTCGAGCGCACCGGCAAGCGCCGGGTGGGCCTGTTCGGGCTGTCCTTCAAACCCGGCACCGACGACCTCCGCGAGAGCCCGCTCGTCGAGCTGGCGGAGAGGCTCTTCGGCAAGGGTTACGACCTGCGGATCTACGACGCCAACGTGAGCCTCTCCCGGCTGATCGGCGCGAACCGCGAGTACATCGAGACCCGGCTGCCGCACCTCGCGCAGCTGCTGGCGAGTTCCGTCGACGAGGTGCTCGACCACGCCGAGGTGTGCCTGGTCGGGACCAAGGATCCGGCCGTCCTGTCGGCGCTGCCCCATGGGGACGGCCCGGTGATCGTCGACCTCATCCACCTTCCCGACGCCGAGACGCGTCGAACCGAACCGGGGTACATAGGCCTTGCTTGGTAA
- a CDS encoding MFS transporter, with protein MPRKSTRLTFAVLATGAGVFSMLQSLIAPALPTVQHALHTSQSTVTWVMTAYLLSASIFTPILGRVGDLIGKKRTLVAVLVTVAAGCLLAALAPSIGVLIVARVVQGVGGALFPLSFGIIRDEFAVSEVSGSISNLSAVIAAGGGVGMVAAGPIVTALDYRWLFWIPVAIVIAATLIAVRYVPESPNRAKGNVNWLGAVLLSAWLVALLLPLSQAGRWGWGSARVLGLFGAAVVLFALWLYSEARSRSPLIDLKVMRLPAVWTTNAAALLFGAGMYSIWSFLPGFVQTPSSAGYGFGASVTAAGLLMLPMLVAMFFSGVLSGRLEPVVGAKSLLVTGAALGAVACGFLALWHDEQWQIAVVAGLFGLGIGLAFASMANLIVGSVPADQTGAATGMNANIRTIGGSIGAAVTSVLVTGHLQSSGLPYESGYTHGFTLLAVLCLAAAMAALLVPVRRTGRRVVTGTTELREPAATRG; from the coding sequence ATGCCCCGCAAGTCCACCCGTCTCACCTTCGCGGTCCTCGCGACCGGTGCCGGCGTGTTCTCCATGCTCCAGTCGCTGATCGCGCCGGCCCTGCCGACCGTCCAGCACGCACTGCACACCTCGCAGTCCACCGTGACCTGGGTGATGACCGCGTATCTGCTGTCCGCCTCGATCTTCACGCCGATCCTCGGCCGCGTCGGCGACCTGATCGGAAAGAAGCGCACGCTCGTCGCCGTCCTCGTGACCGTGGCGGCCGGCTGTCTCCTCGCCGCGCTCGCGCCGAGCATCGGCGTACTCATCGTCGCCCGGGTCGTCCAGGGCGTCGGCGGCGCCCTCTTCCCGCTCTCCTTCGGCATCATCCGGGACGAGTTCGCCGTGTCCGAGGTGAGCGGCTCCATCAGCAACCTCTCCGCCGTGATCGCCGCCGGCGGCGGCGTCGGCATGGTCGCGGCCGGTCCCATCGTGACCGCGCTCGACTACCGCTGGCTGTTCTGGATCCCGGTCGCCATCGTGATCGCCGCCACGCTCATCGCCGTACGGTATGTACCCGAGTCGCCCAACAGGGCGAAGGGGAACGTCAATTGGCTCGGTGCCGTCCTGCTGTCCGCGTGGCTGGTCGCGCTGCTGCTGCCGCTCAGCCAGGCGGGCAGGTGGGGCTGGGGCTCGGCCCGGGTGCTCGGTCTGTTCGGCGCGGCCGTCGTGCTGTTCGCGCTGTGGCTGTACTCCGAGGCCCGCTCCCGCAGCCCGCTGATCGACCTGAAGGTGATGCGCCTGCCCGCCGTCTGGACCACCAACGCCGCGGCGCTGCTCTTCGGTGCCGGGATGTACTCGATCTGGTCCTTCCTGCCGGGCTTCGTCCAGACGCCGTCGTCGGCCGGGTACGGCTTCGGCGCGAGCGTCACCGCCGCCGGGCTGCTCATGCTGCCGATGCTGGTGGCGATGTTCTTCTCCGGGGTGCTCAGCGGCCGTCTGGAGCCGGTCGTCGGCGCCAAGTCCCTTCTGGTGACCGGTGCCGCGCTGGGCGCGGTGGCCTGCGGCTTCCTCGCCCTCTGGCACGACGAGCAGTGGCAGATCGCCGTGGTCGCGGGCCTCTTCGGCCTCGGCATCGGGCTCGCCTTCGCCTCCATGGCCAACCTGATCGTGGGCAGCGTTCCGGCCGACCAGACCGGCGCCGCGACCGGCATGAACGCCAACATCCGCACCATCGGCGGCTCCATCGGCGCGGCCGTCACCAGCGTCCTGGTCACGGGGCATCTGCAGTCCTCGGGACTGCCGTACGAGTCCGGCTACACCCACGGCTTCACCCTGCTGGCGGTGCTGTGCCTGGCGGCGGCGATGGCGGCCCTGCTGGTTCCGGTACGGCGGACCGGGCGCCGGGTCGTCACCGGAACCACGGAACTTCGCGAGCCCGCCGCCACCCGGGGCTGA